One window of Rhizobium leguminosarum genomic DNA carries:
- a CDS encoding c-type cytochrome, which yields MRRVWKWLFAVLILIVVGAFALFFLLFRPVAQPKTNDLAEVFNHGSIGNEEAQGIPYWIWRGLPQLFPEHLPANADGYRAFGLYWRAGDEVPVGLSVKTLGVIERVAPNCAFCHQGSYRLHADEPARLVDAGAGTRVNPQAYIRFLIDVGADPRFTAGRVMAEIDKIYDMPLWERALYRFVLIPATRAALQEQGRRFAWMKDRPDWGPGRIDPFNPVKFQNLQLADDGTIGNSDMMPLWSLADVAATNTRRFSLHWDGLQTDLYETVVSGAIGDGMTYKSYGGTEGELRRITDFIRLQGPPPSPFSPARSAGDPYHVDAAAVDAGHAIYAAQCAVCHDAKGARYRTPISIVELGTDRHRLDMWTPAARDRYVAYEPGYAWGFANFQKTDGYVATGLRGLWLRGPYLHNGSVPTLRALLLPPAERPKQFYRGYDLVDADNGGFRSLPDTPGAKFGTFYDTNQPGNGNGGHLWGTDLPPEAKEQLLSYLKTL from the coding sequence ATGAGGCGCGTCTGGAAGTGGCTCTTCGCCGTTCTGATCCTCATCGTCGTCGGCGCTTTCGCGCTGTTCTTCCTGCTCTTCCGGCCGGTCGCCCAGCCGAAGACCAACGATCTCGCCGAAGTCTTCAACCACGGCTCGATCGGCAACGAGGAGGCGCAGGGCATTCCATACTGGATCTGGCGCGGCCTGCCGCAGCTCTTTCCCGAGCATCTGCCAGCCAACGCGGACGGCTACCGTGCCTTCGGGCTCTATTGGCGCGCCGGCGACGAGGTGCCGGTCGGCCTGTCGGTCAAGACGCTCGGCGTCATAGAGCGCGTCGCGCCGAACTGCGCCTTCTGCCATCAGGGCAGCTATCGGCTGCATGCCGACGAGCCGGCGCGGCTGGTCGATGCGGGGGCGGGGACCAGGGTCAATCCCCAGGCCTATATCCGCTTCCTGATCGATGTCGGCGCCGACCCCAGGTTCACCGCCGGCCGGGTGATGGCCGAGATCGACAAGATCTACGACATGCCGCTTTGGGAGCGGGCGCTCTATCGTTTCGTCCTCATTCCCGCGACCCGGGCGGCGCTCCAGGAGCAGGGTCGGCGTTTTGCCTGGATGAAGGACCGGCCGGACTGGGGCCCGGGCAGGATCGATCCGTTCAACCCGGTCAAGTTCCAGAACCTTCAGCTTGCCGACGACGGCACGATCGGCAATTCCGACATGATGCCGCTCTGGTCGCTCGCCGATGTCGCCGCCACCAATACGCGCCGATTCTCGCTGCACTGGGATGGATTGCAGACTGATCTCTACGAGACCGTGGTCTCGGGCGCGATCGGCGACGGCATGACCTATAAATCCTACGGAGGAACCGAAGGGGAGCTTCGCCGCATCACGGATTTCATCCGCCTGCAGGGTCCGCCGCCGTCGCCCTTTTCTCCGGCGCGGTCGGCAGGCGACCCCTATCATGTCGATGCGGCGGCGGTCGACGCCGGCCATGCAATCTATGCCGCGCAGTGCGCCGTCTGCCATGACGCTAAAGGCGCCCGCTACCGCACACCGATCTCGATCGTCGAGCTCGGCACGGACCGCCATCGCCTCGACATGTGGACCCCAGCCGCCCGCGACCGCTACGTCGCCTACGAGCCGGGTTATGCCTGGGGTTTTGCCAATTTCCAGAAGACCGACGGTTATGTGGCGACGGGCCTTCGCGGCCTCTGGCTGCGCGGTCCCTACCTGCACAATGGCAGCGTTCCGACATTGCGGGCACTGCTTCTTCCGCCGGCTGAGCGGCCGAAGCAGTTTTACCGCGGCTATGATCTGGTGGATGCCGACAACGGCGGCTTCAGGAGCCTGCCGGATACGCCGGGAGCAAAATTCGGCACGTTCTACGACACGAACCAGCCGGGCAACGGCAATGGCGGCCATCTCTGGGGCACGGATCTGCCTCCGGAGGCGAAGGAGCAATTGCTTTCTTATCTGAAGACACTTTGA
- a CDS encoding GMC family oxidoreductase — MSGGPTHDYIVIGSGAGGAVVAARLAEEGRTVLVIEAGGDPLAKADDDTDMPLADASRVPAFHAFASEHPGVAHDYWVRHYENQEMQERDWRYCKEKDGVLYPRVRGLGGCTAHHAMIVVRPNHCDWNHIFAITGDESWKASHMQGYFERIERCGYRFFLWRWLAAATGLNPTGHGWRGWMTTERALPLRALRDWPLWRALLRCVGAAADAFGKRGTEDWETTEIDPNDRRNWNVGACGVRVTPLATRRHARHGPRERLLDVMKRHPDRLTLRLNTMVTRIEFSGKQAVSVRCVDGEGREEVIRAGREIILAGGAFASPQLLMLSGIGDRGHLKQHKIPVVEPLPGVGRNLQDRYEVCVVSRMKQPWSALKGATYTTKDVNYRLWRRFRIGNYTSNGVMFSLMLKSRDTLTEPDLHCFSLLADFRGYYPKYSERIRKPDYMTWGILKAYTENQGGTVRLKSADPVVPPAIVFHSFFEGTGNYNLDLDAVVHAIRFVRKVNDAMEDLVDNEEEPGRQNESDEAIRRYVAENAWGHHACGTCAIGPREKGGVIDSRFKVHGIEGLRIVDASVFPRIPGYFLATAVYMIAEKAADVILADS, encoded by the coding sequence ATGTCGGGCGGGCCAACCCACGATTATATCGTCATCGGCAGCGGGGCCGGCGGCGCCGTCGTCGCCGCGCGGCTCGCGGAGGAGGGCCGGACCGTCCTCGTCATCGAAGCTGGCGGCGATCCGCTGGCCAAAGCGGATGACGACACCGATATGCCCCTTGCCGATGCGTCCCGCGTGCCGGCCTTTCACGCTTTTGCTTCGGAGCATCCCGGCGTGGCCCATGACTATTGGGTGCGCCACTACGAAAACCAGGAGATGCAGGAGCGCGACTGGCGTTACTGCAAGGAAAAGGACGGGGTGCTATATCCGCGTGTGCGCGGGCTCGGCGGCTGCACCGCCCATCATGCGATGATCGTCGTTCGGCCCAATCATTGCGACTGGAACCACATCTTTGCGATCACCGGCGACGAGAGCTGGAAGGCTTCGCATATGCAGGGCTATTTCGAGCGCATCGAGCGCTGCGGCTACCGCTTCTTCCTGTGGCGGTGGCTTGCCGCGGCAACCGGCCTCAATCCGACGGGCCACGGATGGCGGGGATGGATGACTACGGAGCGCGCGCTGCCGCTACGCGCCTTGCGCGACTGGCCGCTATGGCGGGCGCTGCTGCGCTGTGTGGGTGCGGCCGCCGATGCTTTCGGCAAGAGGGGCACCGAGGATTGGGAGACGACCGAGATCGACCCCAACGACCGCCGCAACTGGAACGTCGGCGCCTGCGGCGTGCGCGTGACGCCGCTCGCAACACGCCGCCATGCGCGCCACGGGCCGCGCGAGCGGTTGCTCGATGTGATGAAGCGGCACCCGGACCGCCTGACGCTCCGTCTGAACACCATGGTCACGCGCATCGAATTTTCCGGCAAGCAGGCAGTCTCAGTTCGCTGCGTTGACGGGGAGGGGCGGGAAGAGGTCATCCGTGCCGGCCGAGAGATCATCCTGGCGGGGGGCGCCTTTGCCTCGCCGCAACTTCTGATGCTCTCCGGCATCGGAGATCGCGGCCATCTCAAGCAGCACAAAATTCCCGTCGTCGAGCCGCTCCCGGGCGTCGGGCGGAATTTGCAGGATCGCTACGAGGTCTGCGTCGTCAGCCGGATGAAGCAACCTTGGTCCGCGCTCAAGGGCGCTACCTATACGACCAAGGACGTGAATTACCGGCTGTGGCGAAGATTCCGTATCGGCAATTATACCAGCAACGGCGTCATGTTTTCGCTGATGCTGAAATCCCGCGACACGTTGACCGAACCCGATCTCCACTGTTTTTCGCTGCTTGCCGATTTTCGCGGCTACTATCCGAAATATTCCGAGCGCATCCGGAAACCGGACTATATGACCTGGGGCATCCTCAAGGCCTACACCGAAAACCAGGGTGGAACGGTGCGGCTGAAAAGTGCCGACCCGGTGGTTCCTCCGGCCATCGTCTTTCATTCCTTCTTCGAGGGAACCGGCAATTACAACCTCGATCTCGACGCTGTGGTCCATGCCATCCGCTTCGTCCGCAAGGTCAATGATGCGATGGAAGACCTCGTGGACAACGAGGAGGAGCCCGGCCGGCAGAACGAGAGCGACGAGGCGATTCGCCGCTATGTTGCGGAAAACGCCTGGGGGCATCATGCCTGCGGCACTTGCGCCATCGGCCCCCGCGAGAAGGGCGGCGTGATCGACAGCCGCTTCAAGGTGCACGGCATTGAGGGCCTGCGCATCGTCGATGCCTCGGTCTTCCCGAGGATTCCCGGCTATTTCCTCGCCACTGCCGTCTATATGATCGCCGAGAAGGCAGCCGACGTCATCCTTGCCGATAGCTGA
- a CDS encoding patatin-like phospholipase family protein, which produces MSEHHTHHEGRIYNWLGKHVRGFVRWWRAFDAWLNQPLPKGRCLAWRWLAPDGYPWFVPLLSGVLILTMALGPTIEMRWGNLGLLAIGFAFLFLLHVAAARRAVFNQYLLAGQLAILAVLAALLLVNSRPETYGMLTARPRLHIGAAIVCTLVIALTAAWFLSRTLFRSSAGGRLAASLPKVELFLPKDRYDFMGRGPIAALVSALAIAPIRYPVEILLPGSLLTLFVPDHYLWYAFCITGIAAWIVLFLGILFDRLMEILQTLGRLFFIGPQRVISVLVIVVAILRLFDVHYITYLFNAGSGRYGNTTIMRYIALAYVATWYYAFWCDHFVARRLICLIDRDRSAVTPVEIDYDYEGSETLSAVKNSGRKIALHGAGRLRIEGVYEDQYKAETKAASKRALQFMSPAEMLAQFRTQLERLPAEQAPAGDLLASVRNFQRSTIVYPALVGALAYGLIGGPALFTFLRAVQPPELAIRSERHVNRDPAALLFAGPQSNENCKSLPPDAPRIAVAASGGGTRAALYTASLLRGLAEHDLICNVVLVSGVSGGSAALGYFALHEQELRKPRDMMDVKAWDDFSQTMALPFIEQVIDGASDMRISFGRWHWAPSACGEAPKREEGARGWIPARSRFGAVLGESFVCNMGAGTMAAPTFGLILNTAIVGSFSDQNHACDVDQSLSLAERATRCRQLLDAAQAGGRLVLTNLAALASAPDDGSLRMQLITLNNADISIARAAALSANFPPVFPDAAIDIEAPGEAEKRYWVTDGGAVENRGAMTFYYAVRDVLQSSSAKSESLPPLHVIIADVSASAGRYSESFGFGSVFGAGGQLGLGLEQELRMAIEQLYCDHNSQLSIHDITMPPVFRDGGIGTHWLLPNSLSFTNPDPKDPSKTRILSAQDVKTLVLALHNDISPAYENKEAAETVAGWAQDSAASKHHANWKALLAALAAPQRGPGKSCGDR; this is translated from the coding sequence ATGAGCGAACACCATACCCACCATGAAGGCCGCATCTACAACTGGCTTGGCAAGCACGTCAGAGGTTTTGTCCGATGGTGGCGGGCGTTCGATGCATGGCTCAATCAGCCGCTGCCGAAAGGGCGATGCCTTGCCTGGCGATGGCTCGCCCCCGACGGCTATCCCTGGTTCGTGCCGCTGCTTTCAGGCGTTCTCATCCTCACCATGGCGCTCGGGCCGACCATCGAGATGCGCTGGGGCAATCTCGGTCTTCTGGCGATCGGCTTCGCATTTCTTTTCCTCCTGCATGTCGCTGCGGCCCGGCGCGCAGTCTTCAATCAGTATCTGCTTGCCGGACAGCTCGCGATCCTCGCGGTCCTTGCTGCTCTTCTCCTCGTCAATTCGCGCCCCGAAACCTATGGCATGCTGACGGCGCGGCCCCGGCTGCATATCGGGGCGGCGATCGTCTGCACCTTGGTGATTGCGCTCACGGCCGCCTGGTTCCTCTCGCGGACACTGTTTCGCTCCAGTGCGGGGGGCAGGCTTGCAGCGAGCCTGCCGAAGGTGGAGCTCTTCCTGCCGAAGGACCGCTACGATTTCATGGGGCGCGGCCCGATCGCCGCTCTCGTATCGGCCCTTGCCATCGCACCGATCCGCTATCCGGTCGAAATCCTCCTGCCGGGATCATTGCTGACTCTCTTCGTGCCGGACCATTATCTCTGGTATGCTTTCTGCATAACCGGCATTGCCGCATGGATCGTCCTTTTCCTGGGCATCCTCTTCGACCGGCTGATGGAAATATTGCAGACGCTCGGCCGTCTTTTCTTCATCGGCCCGCAGCGCGTCATCAGCGTTCTCGTCATCGTCGTGGCGATCCTGCGCCTTTTCGACGTCCACTACATCACCTATCTCTTCAACGCCGGCAGCGGCCGCTACGGCAACACGACGATCATGCGTTACATTGCGCTCGCCTATGTCGCCACCTGGTACTACGCCTTCTGGTGTGATCACTTCGTCGCGCGCAGGCTGATCTGTCTTATCGACCGGGACCGAAGCGCAGTCACGCCCGTCGAGATCGACTATGATTACGAAGGCAGCGAGACCCTGAGCGCTGTCAAGAACAGCGGCCGGAAAATCGCCCTGCACGGGGCAGGGCGGCTCCGGATCGAGGGGGTCTACGAGGATCAATACAAGGCGGAGACCAAGGCCGCATCGAAGCGGGCGCTGCAGTTCATGTCGCCGGCCGAAATGCTCGCCCAGTTCCGCACGCAACTAGAGCGCTTGCCTGCAGAGCAAGCGCCGGCGGGAGACCTGCTTGCGAGCGTTCGCAATTTCCAGCGATCGACGATCGTCTATCCCGCTCTCGTCGGCGCGCTCGCTTACGGACTAATCGGCGGTCCCGCCCTGTTCACCTTCCTGCGGGCGGTCCAGCCACCGGAGCTTGCGATCCGCTCCGAACGGCATGTGAACCGCGATCCCGCGGCATTACTGTTTGCCGGCCCTCAGTCCAATGAGAACTGCAAGTCGCTGCCGCCTGATGCGCCGAGAATTGCCGTTGCCGCCTCCGGCGGCGGTACACGCGCGGCGCTCTACACGGCCTCGCTTCTGCGCGGGCTCGCCGAGCACGACCTGATCTGCAACGTTGTGCTCGTCAGCGGCGTGTCGGGGGGCAGTGCGGCTCTCGGCTATTTCGCGCTTCACGAACAGGAGCTGCGAAAACCGCGCGACATGATGGACGTCAAGGCATGGGATGATTTTTCGCAAACCATGGCGCTGCCTTTCATCGAACAGGTCATCGACGGGGCCAGCGACATGCGCATTTCCTTCGGCCGTTGGCATTGGGCGCCCTCGGCCTGCGGCGAGGCCCCAAAACGGGAGGAAGGGGCAAGAGGCTGGATACCGGCGCGCTCGCGGTTCGGCGCAGTCCTCGGCGAATCCTTCGTCTGCAACATGGGCGCCGGAACGATGGCGGCGCCGACCTTCGGCCTGATCCTCAACACCGCGATCGTCGGGTCCTTTTCCGATCAGAACCACGCTTGCGACGTCGATCAGAGCCTATCGCTTGCCGAAAGGGCGACGCGCTGCCGCCAACTCCTCGATGCCGCGCAGGCGGGGGGACGGCTCGTGCTGACCAATCTTGCCGCGCTTGCATCCGCGCCGGACGATGGATCGTTGCGCATGCAGCTTATAACGCTCAACAATGCGGATATATCTATCGCGCGGGCGGCCGCCTTGAGCGCAAACTTTCCGCCGGTCTTTCCCGATGCCGCGATCGATATCGAGGCGCCCGGCGAAGCAGAGAAGCGATATTGGGTGACCGACGGCGGGGCGGTCGAAAACCGCGGCGCGATGACGTTCTACTACGCCGTCCGTGATGTGCTCCAATCATCCTCCGCGAAATCCGAAAGCCTGCCACCTCTTCATGTCATCATCGCCGACGTCTCCGCATCGGCCGGCCGCTATAGCGAAAGTTTCGGCTTCGGTTCGGTTTTCGGCGCGGGAGGCCAGCTGGGCCTCGGCCTCGAGCAGGAGCTTCGCATGGCGATCGAGCAACTCTACTGCGATCATAATTCCCAACTCAGCATACACGATATCACTATGCCCCCGGTCTTCAGGGACGGCGGAATCGGCACGCACTGGCTGCTACCGAACTCGCTCTCCTTTACCAATCCTGATCCAAAAGATCCGTCGAAGACCAGGATTCTGTCGGCTCAAGACGTCAAAACCCTGGTCTTGGCGCTCCACAATGACATAAGCCCGGCATACGAGAACAAGGAGGCGGCCGAGACGGTGGCCGGCTGGGCGCAGGATAGTGCGGCATCAAAGCATCATGCGAACTGGAAGGCTCTGCTCGCTGCTCTCGCGGCGCCTCAACGCGGACCCGGAAAGTCTTGCGGAGATCGATGA
- a CDS encoding IS6 family transposase, which yields MTRLARDPLYRRPRFPADVIAHAVWLYFRFPLSLRMVEDMLAARGVIVSHQTVRLWAEKFGGHFANDIRKRSTGKLGDKWHLDEVVISIGGKKHWLWRAVDQDGFVLDVLVQNRRNVKAAKRLMRKLLKGQGRSPRVMITDKLRSYGAAKRDIMPGVEHRSHKGLNNRAENSHQPTRRRERIMKGFKSARHLQRFASIHDPVANLFHIPRHEISSDHHRELRTEAMQMWNEIARLQTA from the coding sequence ATGACCCGACTTGCCCGTGATCCTCTTTATCGTCGCCCCCGATTTCCAGCCGATGTGATTGCACATGCCGTTTGGCTTTATTTCCGGTTTCCGCTCAGTCTGCGCATGGTCGAGGATATGCTGGCGGCGCGTGGGGTCATCGTATCTCACCAAACCGTGAGGCTCTGGGCTGAGAAATTCGGAGGGCACTTTGCCAACGATATCCGGAAGCGATCGACCGGCAAGCTCGGCGACAAATGGCACCTCGATGAGGTCGTCATCTCCATTGGCGGCAAGAAACACTGGCTTTGGCGCGCCGTCGATCAGGACGGCTTCGTCCTTGATGTTCTGGTCCAGAACCGCCGAAATGTCAAAGCTGCAAAGCGTCTGATGCGAAAGCTTCTGAAAGGGCAAGGTCGTTCACCGCGTGTGATGATCACCGACAAACTTCGGTCCTATGGCGCCGCAAAACGCGATATCATGCCAGGTGTCGAGCATCGCTCGCACAAGGGATTGAACAATCGTGCTGAGAATTCTCATCAACCGACCCGGCGGCGAGAACGGATCATGAAGGGCTTCAAGTCAGCCCGACATCTCCAGCGTTTTGCTTCAATTCATGACCCTGTTGCCAACCTTTTTCACATTCCACGCCACGAGATCTCATCAGACCATCACCGCGAACTGAGAACCGAAGCTATGCAGATGTGGAACGAAATCGCACGCCTGCAAACCGCATAA